The genomic segment GGTGGGCGAGGAAGTGGAGATCGTGGGCTTCCGCGAGACCCGCAAGACGGTGGTGACGGGCGTGGAGATGTTCAAGAAGCAGCTGGACGAGGGCATGGCGGGGGACAACGCCGGGCTCTTGCTGCGCGGCACGGGCAAGGACGAGGTGGAGCGGGGCATGGTGATCGCCAAGCCGGGCTCGATCACGCCCCACACCAAGTTCAAGGCCGAGGTGTACGTGCTGTCGAAGGAAGAAGGGGGACGGCACACGCCGTTCTTCAAGGGCTACCGGCCGCAGTTCTACTTCCGGACCACGGACGTGACCGGGGTGGCGGAGCTGCCCACGGGGACGGAGATGGTGATGCCGGGGGACAACGTGGCCCTGACGGTGGAGCTGATCACCCCGGTGGCCATGGAGAAGGGGCTGCGCTTCGCCATCCGCGAAGGCGGACGCACGGTGGGCGCCGGTACCATCTCGGAGATCCTGCAGTGAGGAGCTTCTAAGGTATGCGCGAGATCGTGACATTGCAGTGCAGCGAATGCAAGAACCGGAACTACTCGACCATGAAGAACAAGAAGACCACGCCGGACCGTCTCGAGTTCTCCAAGTTCTGCAAGAAGTGCCGCAAGCACACGCCGCACAAAGAGGTCAAATAGACCGCAGGAATTAGGGGCGTAAGCTCAACGGTTAAACTGCCGGTCTCCAAAACCGGACTTGGGGGTTCGAATCCCTCCGCCCCTGCCAGGACCGGAAGAAGAGTAGGGAAGAGGTAGTCAGGAGTCGAATGGCGAAGTCAGCGATTGCACAAATGGCAGAGAATGGCGGAATCGCAAGCGTCAAGTCGTGGCCGCAGCGGGTCAAGAGCTTCTACACCGACGTCCGCATGGAGATGAAGAAGGTGACGACGCCTTCATTCAAGGAAGTGCGTGCCACCAGCATCGTGGTGATCGTGGCGGTGTTCCTGTTCGGCCTCTACTTCTTCCTGATCGACAACGGGATCAGCTTCGTGGTCAACCGGGTCATCAGGTACGGGCAGACACTGGTCCGGTAAGGCGAGATATGGAAGCAGAAGAGAGAAAGGAATCGACGGTCCCGGAGAACGGGGCCCCTCCCGCCGCCGAGGGCACGGGCGAGGCTGCGGCTCCGGCCGAGGGCGCGCCGACCCCGCCCTCGAACCCGAACATGAAGTGGTACATCGTCCACACCTACTCGGGGTTCGAGCGCAAGGTGAAGGAGTCGCTGGAGTCGCGTATCAGCGCCTTCGGGCTGCAGGACAAGATCGGGCGGGTGCTCATCCCCACCGAGCCGGTGACGGAGGTGCGCGGCGGCAAGAAGTACACCAGCGAGCGCATGTTCTATCCCGGCTACGTGCTGGTGGAGATGGACCTGGCGGGGTTCCGCACCGGCGGTCCCGGCGACCAGGTCTGGCACCTGGTGAAGAACACGCCCCGGGTGACCGGGTTCGTGGGCACGGCCAACGACCCCACGCCGCTGTCGGACGAAGAAGTCAACCAGATCGTCTACCGGGTGAATATCGGCAAAGACAAGCCCAAGCTCAAGGTTAAGTTTGAGAAGAACGAGTCGGTGCGCATCACCGAGGGCCCGTTCGCGACCTTCACCGGAGTGGTGGACGAGGTGAACGAGGACCGCGAGACGCTCAAGGTCATGGTCACCATCTTCGGGCGCGCGACGCCGGTGGAGCTGGAGTTCGGGCAGGTGGAGAAGGTGGCTTAAGCAGTACTCAGTACTCGGTAATCAGTACCCAGTGAGATTCGAGAAGTCCCGAAACGCCGAAGTCGAAAATCCTAGGCTCGGGATGGGGACGGAAAAGGTAAAGAGGAAATGGCGAAGAAGGTAACAGGTCAGGTGAAGTTGCAGATCGCGGCGGGGAAGGCGACCCCGGCGCCGCCGGTGGGTCCCGCGCTGGGCCAGGCGCAGATCAATATCATGGAGTTCTGCAAGCAGTTCAACGCCAGGACCAACGCGCGCGAGCTGGACGGGCTCATCATCCCGGTGGTGGTCACGGTCTATAACGACCGCTCGTTCACCTTCATCACCAAGACGCCCCCGGCGTCCATCCTGCTGAAGCGGGCGGCGGGCATCGCCAAGGGTTCGGGCACCCCCAACAAGGACAAGGTGGGCAAGGTCACGGAGAAGCAGGTGGAGGAGATCGCCAAGCAGAAGATGCCGGACCTGAATGCGGCCAGCCTGGAGGCGGCGGTGAAGAGCGTGAAGGGAACGGCGCGATCCATGGGGATCGAGGTAACGGCGTAGCGAGTACCAAGTACTCAGTACCAAGTACCAAGTCGAAGACACCACGGCACGCGGAACATTGCGGGGCGGTGGGAGACGGAGAAGAAGTAAATGAGAAAAGCAGGCAAGAACATCACCAAGGCGAGGGCGGCGGTGGAGAAGCGAGCCTACGTGCTGCAGGACGCCGTGCCGCTGCTGCAGAAGGTCAAGTACGCCAAGTTCGACGAGACGGTGGAGGTCACGCTGCGCCTGGGGGTCGATCCCAAGCACGCCGACCAGATGGTGC from the Terriglobales bacterium genome contains:
- the rplK gene encoding 50S ribosomal protein L11, with the protein product MAKKVTGQVKLQIAAGKATPAPPVGPALGQAQINIMEFCKQFNARTNARELDGLIIPVVVTVYNDRSFTFITKTPPASILLKRAAGIAKGSGTPNKDKVGKVTEKQVEEIAKQKMPDLNAASLEAAVKSVKGTARSMGIEVTA
- the nusG gene encoding transcription termination/antitermination protein NusG, producing MEAEERKESTVPENGAPPAAEGTGEAAAPAEGAPTPPSNPNMKWYIVHTYSGFERKVKESLESRISAFGLQDKIGRVLIPTEPVTEVRGGKKYTSERMFYPGYVLVEMDLAGFRTGGPGDQVWHLVKNTPRVTGFVGTANDPTPLSDEEVNQIVYRVNIGKDKPKLKVKFEKNESVRITEGPFATFTGVVDEVNEDRETLKVMVTIFGRATPVELEFGQVEKVA
- a CDS encoding EF-Tu/IF-2/RF-3 family GTPase, encoding VGEEVEIVGFRETRKTVVTGVEMFKKQLDEGMAGDNAGLLLRGTGKDEVERGMVIAKPGSITPHTKFKAEVYVLSKEEGGRHTPFFKGYRPQFYFRTTDVTGVAELPTGTEMVMPGDNVALTVELITPVAMEKGLRFAIREGGRTVGAGTISEILQ
- the secE gene encoding preprotein translocase subunit SecE, which gives rise to MAENGGIASVKSWPQRVKSFYTDVRMEMKKVTTPSFKEVRATSIVVIVAVFLFGLYFFLIDNGISFVVNRVIRYGQTLVR
- the rpmG gene encoding 50S ribosomal protein L33 — its product is MREIVTLQCSECKNRNYSTMKNKKTTPDRLEFSKFCKKCRKHTPHKEVK